Genomic DNA from Mauremys mutica isolate MM-2020 ecotype Southern chromosome 13, ASM2049712v1, whole genome shotgun sequence:
acaatgaggtgagaggagcaggtggaaaaggccttttgcctcccgatgctggaagggattctcaggatggtgctTATGATACAAATGTAGGATGTCAGAGTCAGAAGAAAGGGCACAAATGTCCCTATTACAGAGATAATAAATGTCAACAGTTCTAGAGTCTGGGTGTCGACACAGGACAGCTTTATCAAGGGTGAAAAATCGCAAAAGAAGTGGTCAATTTCTTTGGAATCACAGAACGTTAATTGGAAAACGAAAATATTTACTATGGTGGAGAGCAGAAAGCTACTTATCCAGGACCCTGCCACAAGCTGCCAACAAACCCTGCCATTCATCAGAGCAGCATAACGGAGTGGATTgcatatcgctaaataccgatcataagacattgcCGTGAGCAGCAGATTTTCTGTATTTGTCAGGATACCAAAGGAATATAATTGCACAATGCAGCCCTTaacagaaatggttctgtccccagtcaggagactggccagcagCCTGGGCAGGATGGCGGAGGTGTAGCAGATCTCcaggcaggacaagttccccagtaAAAAGTACATGGGGATGTGAAGGTGCTGATTAGTCACAACTAGCACAACGAAGAGGATGTTTCCGGCGACAGTCACaatgtagatcactagaaacagcaggaagagaaggggcTGCAGTTCAGGGTCATTCCCGAATCCTAAGAGGATGAATTCCACGATGGGCGTTTGGTTTCTTACTTCTGCTTTCTCCATAATATGTATCTAGAATCAGAAAACTATTAAATATTGATGGAGTACACACAGTCAGGCTGTGCTGTTGGTTATACTGGCAGAAACCTGGAGTAGGTAAGCCAATACCACTGCATCTCTTCACTGGAAAAATGAAGTTGCCAAAAAAACCAGAGGAAGATTCCTATCCTTAAGAGGTTGAGCTTCCAATATACGTGAAACAAGAGCATGGAACCCTATTGAATTACAGAAATGTCCCATCTAACTCCCTTAAGTTCTCTTCAACTTTAAATACTTTTAAGCTGGGATTTTGAAATATCTTTATCATATCAGTGTCACATCAACCAATCTAGAAGACATAACAAAAAATCAATAGACTATAAATGAAAGATATTTAGAGTTCTACCACTAGTATGTTTCCCCTGCAGCTGAGAGGTGTAATTCCCAGGTTGGGAAGACGTACATGCAttagctttgatcaagctagtAAGTTAAAATAAGTAGTGAGAACACAGCAGCACATTCAGCCGTTTGGGATGGCCACCTGTGTACATACCTAGGATCTCAGATGGGATTAGGCTCTGGCACCTAGTCTCTGCTGCCgaggctacactgctatttttagcataatAACTCAATcaaagattgtgtgtggtgggtttACCAGAACAAGGAATTACACTGTCTAGATGTAGTATAGATATTCCCCATAAGACAGACACTGAAACACTAATGAGGCTGTGGTTTGTATGAAGGTCTAGCCTGCTGTcctctatcctagcagattcaaatTAAAATTTGCACTATTAGATAAGATGCAGCTGAGAAACAGACAATGACACAAACAAACCCTAAACACAGACCACGGGCTGTttcctgatctcagttacaccagggtACATTGCATCAGCTTCATGTGGATTTATGGAAGTGCAACTGAGATCGGAATCCAACACCATATAAAGAAATGAAAGTTAGATAAAAATGAAAACTCGTTAAGAGAGAAATAAGAGAGTCATTTTTATCCAGAAGGGAGAATGTGCCTggagaaaaatgaaaaactggaTAAAAAAAAGGAAGATATATATAGACAGAATGAGACAaaaatacacagagagagagaatcagaaagagacggagagagagaaattgtttcTTTCTCCAAATTTTATGAACAATAGAATACAGATATGTTTAAAGAGAAGTAGCAGATCCTTCCTGTTAAAGAAAAGGTATCAGAGCCAATAGGTCTGAAATCTTTTCTTTGCTTTTCCCCCACATACTTCTTGATATATTCTGCCATCTGATCTCTTCACCCACTGACTTATGACGCACCCACATGAActatgtctacaccaggagtgGCAATGGTACATTGCCACTAGTGCAACATAAATGTATGACAGAAAAATGGAAATCCagcaaaacacacacagagagagagaagacagacaATTTTTACGAGCACTAAAACTCAcatgataaaaataaaatgtacacaCAAGGAGTCAATAAACTAGatatattcatggaggataggtccatcaatggctattagccaggatgtgcagggccggggtccctagcctctgtttgccagaagctgggaatggatgacagggaatgggtgacttgatgattacatgttctgttcattacctctgaagcacctggcatttggCCTCTGTTGgaagatggacctttgctctgacctagtatggccgttcttatgtttttacagTCTAAATCTGAGAGCCATTCATTGCTCTTTCCTGAGCATTTTTTGCTCTAACACTTCTACTTTCATTTACATTCCCCCTGGATTGAACAAGCAATCATATTCTTTCTGACACACTAGATGGCTGAGcaggtatttttcttttctaaatcagattatttcattttaattgtgcAGCTTTACGTCTCACACTGACAGTCTATTGCCATCTGCCCCCTAACCATCACCAGCCTTCAGATTTTCTGAGATAAGATTATAGTCTTCGCACTACATTTTCTAATCTCTTCTACTCTTGATAATCTTCAATTATCTCAGTAATTACTGGATCCTACAGTGCTCCTTGGTGTACTTTGTTGTTATTCCCTTTCATAGAAATTAATGTCTCTCCTGGTTGGTAATTTCTCGTTCTCCCTCGATAGTTCTCCTAGTGGGAATTTGCAAGGATTGCATAGAGGAAAGATAAAGTGTTCCCTCTAAGATGTGTGGCTGTACAACCGCGCAGGAGGGAATCAAGTGCCATGCACTCATTAGCAGAGCCTCCCAGGGTGGCATGTGTTCAGGTACCCTTCCCCCCACTGCTCTGCAGCCACAGTGCTCCTGCTCTTTGCCTTGGAGCCCATTGCAAGCGGCTCCCAGGACCCTGCTGCTtcctgtgcagagcagggagggcaggggggacatTGATGTCAGGATGTTCCTCTCCTGCACTCCCCCCTGCCCATGTactccatctccacagagcaggagaACTCAGGAGCAGAGAGCTTCTGGTAGCTGCTTCAGTCTCAGCTTTCTGGTGGGAGTGCCTTAAAAAGACAAAGCAAGGTCTTTAATaggcttccccagcagccagcacactcacactctgtctctgtgtctctcactagctcacacacacacgctgtctctgTGTCCttgacacacacaaacccacacattctgtctctgacacacacacagtctctctctctttctcagtctcaaacacacactgtctgtgtctcacacatacacactgtcacacacacacacacagtctgtttcacacacacatgcacacactctgacacacacacatggtctctgtgtctctcacacatacacacggtgtctcacacacacacacacagtctctgtgtctctcacacatacacaaggtgtctcacacacacacagtcgctgtttcacacacacacacacacacacacacacacacacacacagagtctcttaTACACTTACATCCCAAGACATATTTGTATTGTTGTGTTATCGCAGTTTTATGACTGGTCTacacatttcataattttatttctctcttacatttaaatttaattctttgagtagttagtattaaaatgcctaacctgtcctggatggagtaattatccctatggtaacttttcaaaaatatatattatatctacgtttttgttttagtttttactgGTGGCACACATCACCtctatattggtgcacataacaaaattcactcTGCACATGGATAGAAAAAATTAAAGGGAACATTGATTTGAGGGAATATTCTGTGCATGTGGGATGGGAAAGGTGGAGGTGGATTGCTCTACTGTAAAATGCGAATATCGTCTGCAATAGTTTATTTtgaatgggcaggggagacaggGATCCGAGCCCATATCAGACGTGAGGAAAATATCTCTTGCCTTTTCCCTGTAAGGGGCCTGACACAAAACCTCTTGGACTCAATGACTGAGAGTCTTTCCCTTAACTACAAAGAAATTTGGATCTCGCTCATGATTATAATACAAGATGCAAGATGTTGGAGCATGTGAGCCATAATGAGATAAAGAATGGTTTGGCTCCTAGTTTGTATCTACTAACAGGATGACAAATTATACAGTAGTGGGCTGGTCGGTGATGGGACGTTGACTCGTGGGGAAGTATTGATCTGATGACGTGAACAAACCAGTCCAACAGAGACCATTCTCTCTTTGTATTGGTTGCAATATAGTTATTGTAGCTTAATGTTGCTGAATTGTATAGTAAATTGCTTCACTCACTGTGGTTCACTATAAAATATAGTCAAAAGACTAAATAACCAGTAATTGTATGGTACAGGGAAaagggaatgggcaacaggggatagatcacttgctgattacctcttccattcattccctctgaagcaccttgcattggccactgtcaaaaaaACAGGCTAATGGGCGCTTTGATCTGATGCAGTATGGTCATTCTCATGTTGTAAATCTGAGAGCTATTCACTGCTCTTTCTTAAGCTTGCTTTGCTATAACCCATTTTTGATGGCTTACCCCTGGGGTGCTACATGGAACTGCAGttccactgagccctctgacccaccagtcgGGGCTCCCTctgacactgtgctgctgtggcaaTTTGCAGACCTACTCCTGGTCCTACACTTCCTCTAGCTTttacacaggtagggacacacccagctgcatttctatgcaggctctctgaccagccactgcatgaaccaacagtaCAGAAGCCAAAAaatccccagcctaggaccccacaGCTGTACCACCCTGGCCTGGTCAAAACACTGACCAGTAGGAATTTGTTACCCGGTTTGCCCCTCTCCCTCAATATGAAGAGGAATATTATGCTAAACTTATGCTAAAAGAGCTGAGATTTTTCCCAAGATATTTCCCTTAAAGGCACACTGGTTTATGTTAAACTATAAACCAGTTTAACTACAAAACACAGGGTTTAAGTGACTATAAGGGATaggaaacagatcaaagcagattaccagcaaataaacaaaaacacaaattaagaaTAACACAGTGGTTAGATTGACTATGAATGAGCAGTTGCtaaccctgactgatgataccaGCGGTCTTGCAGATTCTCAAGGCACAGGCTGCATTTGCTTTGCAGTTAAGATTTCTCAGGTctccatacacaggctaaaatccctctagcctggttcaagcacttcccccacttcagtgTTTGTTCCTTAGGTCTTTGCAGGAGTCCTCTTGTGTGATGAGTGAAGAACTGTTGATATCACTCCCTGCCTTTTATAGCCTTAACATAGGGCGGGAaccttttgtttcaaaacttggtgCCTGGATCAATGCGTGGAAAAGTacagacatcccaagatggagttcagagtcatgtggtctggtcacctgcccttgtagagtcatagcaacAATTACTTACAGGCTCTCTGGAGTGCTCTCAGGAAGGCTTATCAggtgggggataagcttctcctaaggcctattgttttccctaatggctcattaccctgaataggcccttcccaaccaggtatgtagactgaaagcatcttgcctagtggAAAGTACcaaggtgtaactacatttgacatacagatacatagtctatattcataacttcagatacaaaaatgactCATGCAtagaaataggataatcatattaaacaaatcacaacttttccaatgacaccttacatgacccgTCTTGCACAAAATACACCATAATTATGCTCTAATCATAACATAATAATCTCACTATGAAGGATATAGGTGCAGTGTCACCCCATCAAACTTTATTTACTCCCCTCCGGATTGAACATGCAGTTATACTGGTTCTGACATGGTGGATGCCTGAGTAGgcatttctttttttctaaaccaAATTATTCCATTTTTTCTGTGTTGATTTACCTTTCATACTGATGATCTATTGAACCCTAACCCTTTCTTCAGATTTCCTGAGATAAGTTTACAGTTTTTGCACTACATTATCCACTCGTCTGCTATTGATAGTCTTACATTATCTCAGTAACCTGAACTTTGGGTTCCTATCTGAATGTCAGGGTCCTACAGCGCTTCTTGGTGTATTTTGTTGATATTTCCTTTCACAGAAATTATGGTCTCTCCTGGTCGGTAATTTCTCCTTCATATGAGATGATGTAATCTCCTTTGACATTTCTGCTAGTGGGAATTTGAAATTATTGCACAGAGGaaagttaatatttatttttagaaaggaaaaacaatggTACAAGGAAGTCTTATTACTAAATTCAAAGGGGAAGCTATGGAAAACAACTGATTCCAAAGGGAAAATAACAGACAGCAGAACTGTTGACCCAAAAGacaaagcaataaaaaaaagGGAATGTCATTTCAAAGAAAATTAATGCAGAAGAACTTCTGATCCCAATCGAAATCTCTGTTCACCTGATATATTTGATGAGTAGGTCTGCTCGAATAATAGCAAAAAAGGAACCAATGTCAATTCTATTTCATAGTAATAAGAAAATTAAATGCTCCCAAGTTAAAAAATTCTTGGCTAAAGCTCCCGGGTCAGTCTGAGCTCTGGACCTGGAACTCCAAATGCAGACCTAGTAGACCCTAAAGCTGCCACATGAAAAAAAGTTCAAATCTCTTTGTTGACATGGCtgtgatttttttagaaatctaaggtagttaggcacccaactgcaTTTGAATATCAAAGGGAGTTTGGCAGCTAACATTTctaagctcctttgaaaatctctactTAGATGCTTGATGATATAATTATCTCCCATCCTTCTGGTCTTTGATGAAACAGTGAGGGGCTCCCTCTCCCACAGTGTGAGGGAATATTCTGTGTATGTGGGATGGGAAAGGTGGAGGTGGGTTGCTGTATTGTAAAACGTGAATGTAATCTGCGAGTGTTTGTTTCGAGAGTGGGCAGGGAAGACAAAGATCCTAGCCCATATCAAATGTGGAAAAAATATCTGTTGCCTCTGCCCCATATGCGTCCTTACACAAAACTCCTTCTAGTCAATGAcagaggacttgtctacactggcactttacagagaTGCATCTTTCTCactgggggtgtgaaaaaacataccTCTGAGCAcagaaagtttcagtgctgtaacgtGGCAGTGTAGAGAGTGCAGCAGTGCTAGAAGTGCTAGAAGCCGGGCTCCCAGTGCTGATAGCTATTCCCCTCGTGGCGGTGAGTTTTTTACAGCACTGAGatagctctctcccagtgctggtgccgcGACTACATGGCCACGTTAAAGTGTTGTCGtggcagcgctgccacggcagcgctttaacgttgccagtgtagacatgtcctgagAGTCTTTTAGTTAACTACAAAGAATTTGGCTCTTGTTCATCATTATAAGATGCAAGATATTGGAGTGTAAGTGATGTGGGATTCACttctgcggcgcctcctgctagtCTCTGTCGGGAATTAGCTCACCCAGCTtccggagcgccctctgtaggccagtgatccgccttacCGCTGGCCCCCATTTTCCTCCTAGGACCCTGGTGCctctttctctggggtgctgcccctctggcagtaacccctcagtctcagggtctccccaccaaGGAGAATCCCCCACTCCTTATCCCCACCTTgactcagtgtaaggctactgccagtcaccaactaccccccattcactggggcagactgctgtgtatgccactcatcactagcaaggggggtttgggcctgctgcctctGTCTAGCCTTGGGCTGTCTCctacaaccccagtacctgtttggCCTTATACTAGGCCGCAGCTTGcggggtttccaggctggagctcccttggccattccccagccctgctccactcctggtaccttgtctctagctccctgcagccaggcccatctccctctacagctagagagagactgtttgggctcctggctcgcagcctcttataggggctaGGTGGgctctgtttggggtgtggccggagctctgcctgcttcccccagtcagcccagTGGCTGCtttttcctgccacagccctttcctagggctgttttaagcccctcagggcaggagcgggtgtccACCCGCTACATGGAGCATGTGAGCCATAGTGAGATAAAGAATGGTTTGGCCCCTATTTTGTGTCTACTAACAGGGTGACAACTAATACAGTAGGGGGTGGGTGGTGATGGGAAGTTGACTCATGGGGAAGTATTTATCTGATGACATCCACAAACCAGTCCAAGAGCTACCATTCTCTCTTTACTTATATTGCAATCAATACAATGTTAATTAGTGTTGATGAATTCATTATCAAATATATTCAAAAGACCAAATAACCAATACCAGTCAAGTTTATTGCTTAAAACCAGTAATAATATAGAATAGAAAAAAGGTTCTGTATGATACCGATCTCCGGGAAGTGATCTCATACGGTCATGTTATATTCACCTTACGCAGAAAGTGTGCTCCCAAAATTATACTCCTAAAGCCATCGTTTTATACCTGCTCTGTTTACAAATAAAAGATGCTGCGTACATCATTTGAAGCTAGTCAGCTTTATACCTTGTTTTTCTGGTAGCATGGTGTACCCCTTATCTCCTAGGTCTGAACGGATCCATTTCACGTACCAAAGAGCATGAAAGCACCTGCTAGGCCTGTAATAGAGCAGAACAAACATGAGTCTTGTCCTCTCAAAGTCATTCCAGGACAGGGCTATGAAAATCACTCCCTAGCTGTTGCTGTGGTAAAATTATCATCTATCCTGATCTGGAAAACTGCCTAATCTACTTCAGACAAAGCTGATTTCAAATAATGCAAGGcattatgggatacttagcataagAGAATAGAGGTATAGTTAAGGTGTAGGCCAATTTAGGCTATGTAATGGTTACACTATTTGTGTTTAATATTATTTATGCTTAATGTCCACTAACATATAGCTGGTGTGGATATACAGATTATTACTGAAATCATCTAAGTGCCAATTGGGGTTGTATTCACAAATCTCATAGGACCTGTTCTTTAATGATATAAGATTAGAACTGAgtgaaaaaattgattttttgttttgttttttggggttttttgttcagTGATTGAATCCAAAAATCCATGAAAAAATTTGGCTCTTTTGGAACCAACACTTGGCATTCACCAGGCAGCTGTGTTGGgtcgaacacacacacacagacatacacagtCCCCgtcagttgatgtttatagttaccagtccagagtctggatcaatctagtggccagccagattggtcgAAGAGGGGATCCGGGCTCTGTCTGTCGCGATCCAATGCTCCTGGATTTGTggcaagacaaacccaaagtcccatggcaaagcaccctgttCTTATAATCCTTTTTCTCTGTttaagtctatggattttgctgtgttaaTATGTGGCCGGTTAGTCCTTAATCGGTGTTATTTTCTGATATTAACATTCCAAAGTGTCATTCTGTCCttttgatttaatcaattgtcttgTCTTTAGGGGTG
This window encodes:
- the LOC123348394 gene encoding olfactory receptor 5V1-like, which produces MEKAEVRNQTPIVEFILLGFGNDPELQPLLFLLFLVIYIVTVAGNILFVVLVVTNQHLHIPMYFLLGNLSCLEICYTSAILPRLLASLLTGDRTISVKGCIVQLYSFGILTNTENLLLTAMSYDRYLAICNPLRYAALMNGRVCWQLVAGSWISSFLLSTIVNIFVFQLTFCDSKEIDHFFCDFSPLIKLSCVDTQTLELLTFIISVIGTFVPFLLTLTSYICIISTILRIPSSIGRQKAFSTCSSHLIVLAVLYVTVLTVYVVPTANVPKVLHKIFAVFYTVLTPMINPVIYSLRNKEVNESLRKSILKLVA